The window ACCCCAGAATCATGACCACCAAGGGCTGTAGGCTATGGCTGCTGGTGGAGGGGGCAGCCACCTGGCTTCCTGCAGTTGAGCCGTGCCCTTGGAGAATTAAAAGGATTGAATCATGGCACCGACCTGGCTCTTCCTTGGCTTCCAGGGTAGAGGTGGTGCCATGGGTGAACGAATCCCAGCTCAGGGATGGGAAGGATTATGACAGGACCACAGATCCATGGAGTTGGACGGATTTTATTTCCGTTGATTCCCCAGAGCACCTGGGGACGGATGGCCTTGCTGGAGGGGCCGGAGATACGCAGACTTGGGGACAGAACTACTGGGGGGGACTGGGGCGAGTGTGACAGTCCAAGGCTCTCCAAGCGGGGGTGACCTGAGTCCAGGGCAGCTGTGTCCAGCTGTGGCAGCTCAGAAGCAGAGGGACGGTGGCTGGGGTGTGGTCACAGGGCCTGTGCCTACAGCGCGGTGACATGAAGGCCCTGGCCGCTGGCTGCCCGGGAGCTGTCGTCCCAGGCTGCGCTCCCAGCGAAGGCGTGCAGGTCACTCAGCAGGGCCTCAGCACTGCCCCCTGAGCCTGCCGGCCCCTGGCAGCTGAGGCCCAGGCCGCCCTCCGTGTCATCGTCGCGCACTTCCCCGGCTAGCTCGGGGGCCTGCGGTGGGCTGGGCCCCTCTCCCCGCCGCTCCTCTTCCTGGGATCTgcgctcctcttggccactgagCAGATCGTAGTCGTCTTCCACGTCCGGCTCGTCCTCCTGCCGCTCCGGGTCCTCATCTGGTGAGCCCAGCTCTGCCCGGAGCCATCGGCCCGGTGGGCTGGCCCAGAGCAGGCGACGAGTGCGGCCCCAGAGCGCAGCTCCCAGGCGGGCCGGGTGGTAGTAGCCCCCTGAGTCCCGGCTAAGGCGGCGCCAGGCCAGCGCCAGGCCAGCaaccagcagcaggagcagcaggagcagcaggacaACAGTGACCGAGGAGTTGGAGCCCTTGCCCCTGTTGTCCGAGCCCAGGGCCCCGGGCAGGGCCAGCAGTGTCCAGAGCCCTAGGGCACAGGGCAGATCCTGTGGGGAGACAGGCAGAGGCTCACTGCTTGGGTTGGTTGTCTCTTGGGCAAGTTTGGGACAGTCCAGCAGAAAAGCCCAAGTGGTTACTCAGTCACGAAGGCCTGTCCTGGGTCTGTGATAGCCGGCCACCCAtgaccgcccccccccacccccactgcaccACAGAAGCCTGCTCCTGCCTGGGGCCTGCACCCTGCCTGCGCCTTCTGTCGGGAATGCTCCGTCCCCAAGTGCTCCCCGGCTCCCTGCTCGCCCTGGCTCGGGGCGCCCTCGGTGAGGCCTCACCTGGGTGGATGCCTGCCTTGACATTCACCCCTGCGGCCAGCCCTGTtcacccacccctccccaacacagggatcgCGCTGCTTGTGTGCCATGCTTATCGTTTTATCTTCCCACCAGGAAGATAAGGATCTTTTTGGCTTAAGCACCTAAACAACTCCTAGCCCAGAGTAGGGGCTCAAGAAATATTGGCTGAGTGTGTTAAgactctgcccccagccccaggaggcGGGGGGATGGAAGGGAAAGAAGGCAAGGCTGGCTCTTcctgaggctcaggagggaggcaCCCAACCCCGAGGCGACTCTTTCCTTCCATTTGGCCAAGTCCCAGGACGGGGGTCACTGAGACCCCCGCCCCCCATCCTCCCAGCTGTGGGACCGCCCCAGCTGCAGCGTTTCCGTTCGACTGGGTCCCAGGGGGCCTCAGGCTTtcagggccaggggctggggaggcgaGTGCAGCTGCCGGAGGAAGCCTGCGGTCGGAACAAGGCAGACAAGGCAGGTGGGGGGTGTGAGGGGGGAGGGGTGCCGAGGTGCTGGCAGGCCTTTCCCTACCCGGGCTGCCTGCCTGGCTCCAGGGACGCAAGCTAGTCGAGACGGTGCGCGTGTTCCAGGCTCCGGAGCAGAGCAGGTGAGAGTccctctgggggggggggggggtcttggGGAGGGGCCGGGGACACAGAGTGGGGTGCTGAGGGCCACCTCCTGAATCCCAGGGAGGCCCAGGTCTAAGGTGAGGTGAGAGAAAGGCCCAATCTCTGCCCTGTGTTTGTCCCACCCAGGTACCTCTGGGGGATCTTGGGGAGgggctagggttagggttagagagAAAGGCCCAATCTCTGCCCGGTGTTTGTCCCACCCGGGTCTCCCACCTCTGCCCACGACCAACCCTACCTGACTGCTCAGTGTCCCCAGGCCTGTGGGGGGTCCTTCCCTAGCTCCCAGGGTGCCCAAACATTCCAGCCCTGACTTCCTGCAGCCCTTGCCCCCAGGACCCAGTCAGCTCCATGCTCACCATCGGTTCGTCGCCTCTCAGCGCTGGGTTCCCACCTCCAGCTCTGGCTGGGTCGAGTGTGAAATGAGAGCTCTCGCTCTCAACGGCAGCTGCTGTTCATCGGCACTTCCGCTTCCTGCCCAGAAcaccctgcccagccctcccaCCACGGGACCCTGGTGGGCCCCTAGGGTCTCTCAGGACCACCCTGATCCACAGCAGATCCTCAGCGGCCTCTTCCCCGGCCAGGCTGGGGCCATGGGGCCTGTGGCCTGGCCTCCGAGAGAAGGAACTGGGCACCCGGCTCAAAGCAGGGCAGGCCCTGGAGGCGTCCACAGGGCTTCTGCCTCTGATCTCCTACCTGACAGAAGTCAGGGAAGACTGGGGGGCATGCTCAGGGCCCCCTCTCTCACATTTGTGAGCCTTGGGGGTATCCCGTGTCCCCAGGTGCCCAGACTTCCTTTCCCAGCCCTACCCTTGCAGCAGAAGGGCCAGCCTGGCTTTTTAGAAAGAGCATTTTATTTGGAATGAAAATATAGAGCCCAACCCTCCTGCTTGgctggcgggggggcgggggaggtggtCCCTCACAATATAAGTGCTCCTTGGTACAAAAATCCTCCAACAGTAACAAAGACCAAAGCCCAAAGCCTAGCGGTGGCTCCAGCCTGGGCCCGAGGGagggctccccccgccccccacctcccccaaacCTGCCCCAGAAACCCTCAGCAGGGGGCAGGAGGGTAGCCAGCCTGCAGTCGGTGTGACAGAGGCTGAGTGagaaaggggtggggggaaggaggtGACAGGGAGCAGCGTCCGCAGGCCGCGTCCGCAGGCTGGGGACCTAGGCATCTCCATTCTCCATGCGGCTGAGCTGCTCCTCCAGGCGGCCAATGCGCTCGCCCTGCTCCTGGACCAGCGCTCTCAGCgcctgcagctcctgcatcaCCTCCTCCAGCTTCCCGGCCTCCTGCAGAGACACCAGCAAGAGTTGCGGAGCCACAGCCCTCCCCAAATCTACCATCGGGCAGGGGCCTGGGGTGAGGAGAGGGCAGTGAACTGTTCGGGCGGGCACAGCAGACCTGGGCAACACCACTCTGAGCTGTGAGGCACATACCCCAGCTCCGGCGAGGCTGCCACTGAGCCCAGCGATGTTGGTGGAAGCCGCAGGCATGGAGGGTCCCGGGCGGGGGGCACCAGGGGCTGCGGCGGGCCGGCTGTCCGACAACACATTGCGCCGGCTGACCTTCAGATCCCGCTGTTTGCTGGGCACGTAGGCCTCCCGCAGGGAGATGAGGATGGGGCTGGCATCCCGCCCGCTCACCCACTCCTCTGCCTCCAGGGCTGCCTCGGGCCCGGCCGTGTCAGGATACAGATCATCCTGGAAGAGGTCCGACTGCCCCGGGGGGGCGGCGGAGGGAGGCCCGGGTCAGCTGGGGGCCCACCTGCAGGGTCCTCTCATCTGGACCCTGAGCAGCCACCTCCTCGCCACTCTTCTGACCTCCAGGCTGGCAGCCCGTCAACCGGTCTTCCAATGGCCTGACCCCTAGTGACCTTTCTAAAGCTCCAATCTgtcctttcacttcccttctggATGCCACCAACAGCTCCCTCTGAAgactcctcccacctccccaagcAGGGGCCAGCTATGTGCTTTGTGGGACTCCGGGAGCCACGTCTGTGCCCTGTGGATTGTGAACTGGGGCAGGCCCTGCTCCCTGGACGGGCTTGGCACGCTACATACATGGCACTCAGTTAATGCTGGCTGTAGAGAAACGGAGCTTGTTCAAGGCTCTCAGCTGGGGCCCCGAGGCCAAGCCACACATGGCTGAATCCTCGCCTCCTGGGAGCCTCCATTGCAGCCAGACTCCCTGGCTCTCACCGCTCCCACCTCCGTGCCTTCGCCTGGCTTATTACCCACCCCTCATGGAGATCCTACCCCAGCCGGGAGGTGGGTCTTGCCATGCCTCCTACAGGGCAGACCTCTAAAGGCTGCCCCGCGTCCATCCAGAGCAAGGACTCAGCTCACCCTGTGTCTCATTGCTGCTTGCCCCAGCAGGGCACGCTGGCGTCCATGCGGCCCACTGATTATACTCGCACTTAGCCATGTCCCACTCACAGGCCTCACCTCGGTCACCCCCATGTGGTCTCTCTGATAGAGAAGGGAGCAAGTGGGCAGGGAACAAGGCGGCCTCACCTTTCTTGGCACAGTCATGACAATGGGCTCACACTTTCGCTCGTGCAGTTTGTAGAacctggggaagggggtggagggaggaccCATGGGTGGAACCTGCCCCTCTACCAGCTCTCCCGGCTCCCTCTGCTCTCCGTATCCAGTCCTTCCCCTGAGCCCTCCCATGGGCTGACCCTGACTCCAGAGCCTCAGTGGGCCAGTAACTGTTTCTGAGCAGCCTCTTGTGATCTGACCTTTCACCCTGGGTGTGTAGGGTCCAgctcccgccccccccccacccccctacaGCCAGCCTCCTCAGcagcccttctttttttttttttttttagttttttattttttaaattttaaaatctttaattcttacatgcgttcccaaacatgaaccccccctcccacctcagcaGCCCTTCTTACCGGGCAATCTCACACTTGCTGACCTCCAAGCCCCTCTTGGGCATGCTCCCCATGCCCCTCTGGGGCTCTTTGCTGGTGAATGTATTCAGGAAGTGGATGTAGGGGGGCTCGTCTGTGATCTCAAAGTACCGGATGCTGGAGTCGCCCtagagggtgggaggggcaggggtcaGCACAAGGGCCCACCTCTGTCTTCTCTACTACCCCACCCCgaccctgcccagccccaccttGCCACAGACGTAGACCACGTTGGTATCAGGGTCGTAGAAGGGCAACAGAGCTCCATTGCTAGAGTCCAACTCCTGCAGGGCCATGGGCTCCCCGAAGTTTTCCTGGTATGTGGGTTGAGGGATAATTGGGCCAGGTCAGAACCTGCTTCCTCCCCTCATCATTCCAGCCCTGCTTCAAGACTGGCCGGCACTGCCCCTAACACTCTCACCCTCTAGCCACACATTGTGCCCCATTGGGCCTCACTGGCTCCCCTCCACTCCACAGTCCCATTTTTCCCTGCCTATTCCAGGCCTTCAGATGACTCCCAGGCCACCAACCAGGTGCTGAGAAAGTCCCCACACTTTGGGAGCCAGGCTGCAGGGTAGCACTAGCCCCTTCCCTGAGGGGCCCCTGGAGGTCACTTACAGGATAAGGCTGGGGGACAGAGCACTTCAGAGGAAGGGCTGGGAGGCTTTCTGGAGGAGGAGGCCTCTGCACTGGGGCTCCAAGGACAGCCAGAGTGGAAACAGACAAGCAAAGGAGGCAGGGGCCTTTCAGGGGCCAAGAATGCTGCTGCGGGCAGATGTGTACGCAGGTGGGGGAGGCCAGAGGGCAGGGACAGGGAGAGAAGAGGCCGGCAGGGCTGGGGTCCTGGGTGCCTCAGGGGCCAGGCTGACAACCTGGGAGGGACAAGCCTCTCTGGGTGACTTCCGCCCTGCTTGCCCAGGGTGGAGCCTGTCCTGCGTCCGCCCCTCAGGACGGCCACAGCCACTCACTGGATCCCAGAGCGCCAGCTGCCGTTCGCTCATGCGGCTGAAGCCCGTGGTGAACACCTTGCCGTCGGCCAGGAAGATGGCCCTCATGGGCCGGGCTCCCTCGTGAGCCTTCTCCCGCTCCTGCGGAGGAGACGGAGGGACTGATCTGTGCGGTGCACCCAGAGAGCCCCTTGGCCAGTCCGCGGTTGTCCTCACCCTCTGGGGCCGCATAccgccaccagggtcccccggcGGGGGTCGATGACGCGCACGCTCTTGTCCTTGCACGCGGTGCAGAAGAGGCTGCCATTGCGGTTCCAGCTGACGTTGTAGATGAGGTCGGGGTGCAGGCTGTCCAGGCGGTACAGCTCCTCCGCCGTGCCCACGTTCCAGATGAGCACCATGTTGTCGCAGCCTGCCGGGAGGGGGCGCTATCAGCTCTGACCGCCCTTTGGGGACCAGAACCCGCGTTTCGACCTCCGTAGGCCTCAGCTTTCACGTGTGAGGGGGcttggagagggtgtggtgaggggcggggccaggggccACGGTGCAGACCTGCGCTAAGCAGCACGTTGCGGGCAGTTGGGTGCCAGCTGACGATGCCCACTCTCTTGGTGTGCCCCTCAAGCACCACCACCGGCTCTGTCAGCGGGGAGACCAGCCCGTTCTCCGGGATCTGCCATACCTGTCGGggcgcgggggtggggtgggggaagcggGGAGGTCATCGGAAGCCCATGTTCGGCCCTGCCGCCAGGAAGCTTGAATCATACTCGAGACTCCCGGCCCGCCACCGTCCCACGCCTCACCATGACCGTGCAATCCTCTGAGCCGCTGGCGATGACTTCGTCATTGTGGGGGCACCAGTCGATGTCCAGGACAGGCCCTGTGTGTCCACACACTGTTGGGTAGGCCTTGTCAATGCGACCGGTCTGCAGGCATGAGGGGGGCCAGTCAAGGGGGCCCCAGGAAACTCAGGCTCCGTCCCTCCCAGAGCTGAGTCCTCCCCTCCGTGGATGGGGAATGATGGTGATGTGGTCCCTCCTGGCACAGAGGTGCCCAGGTGTGACTCTCGCTCTGCCTGCTCCTGACCCACCTCCTCCTCACAGGTGTCACCGGGTGAGCAGGAAAAGTTGCCTCTGACCCTGATTCcttggcaataaaaaaaaaaacaaaaaaaaaactaccttCTCCATGTGTGTTAGCACTTCCTGGGCAGTAAATCTGGATTCTAACACCTGCCCAGCAGCGTGGGGATGGGCACTTTACGGGCTGTGAAGTGAGCGGAGACCTGGCAGATGAGACCAAGCTGCCTCCAGTCTCTCCCCAGCTGCGACGGGGCCCACCTTGCTTAGGGGGAGCACCAGGAAGGCACCACCCCCGCTGGCCTCCACAATCACTGCCAGGAACTTGGGGTTGACGGCGCAGAAGGTGCTGTCCCAGGTGACACGGGACACTCGGATGTCCTCATAGCACTGGTCATTCTTGACAGGCTGCCCAAACACATGTCGGAATTTGCTCTGCCGGACCACTTTGCGAAACATGACTGCAGGGTGGAGAAGCATAGGTCAGTCTTTGCCCATCCCGACAACCCCTAACCCTCCCAGGGCTGCAcgaggggtggtggggaggatgcaGCCAGCGATTTGGTCCTTATAACCTGCCCGGCTCTCAGTTTCCCCAGTTACAAACAAAATAGGGTCACAGTGCAGGTCTGGCTGCTTCTCTTCAATGGGGATCTGAAGGTGGAAATGCATTGACCTCCAGCAAAGCCACTGCTGAGACCTGAGGGGTTTGGGGGGCCTCTCCCAGGCTCTGGTATgtgtgagggaggtgggaggtgccCAGCCAGTGCAAGCCTAGCTTCTTGGTGGGTCTCAGTCGCCAGCAGGGCCCTTTCCCCCCAGGATTTGGTAGCAGGGTGatgcggaggacagaggaggcaggaATGATCTCCGCTGGGGCGCTGCGTTAAGCCACAGTGCTGGGTCCCACGGAATGTGCAGTGCCTGCAGGAATGTGCAGGGAGCCCCAGGCCGGTCCAGGGGGTCTGGCAGGACTGGGCGGGGTCAGGGCGCCGCTCCCAGCCACGGAGCCTCGGAGCTCAGCTCGGAAAGGGGTCCAAGGTGAAGCAGAAGTCTAACTTCAAGGATTCTGGCTCCTGTGGGGGAGACTGAGCAGCCAAGGGGAGTTGGGACTGACGGTGGGGCACCGCGGAGGGGGAGTGCTCCTCAGACTTGCGACCCCCATCGCAGCTCCGCGCGATCTGCCCCCGAAGTCCCGCCCAACCCCTACGCCCGCGCCCCCAGCCCCAATCCATCGTGCTCACCAGGGACGCCCAGAGGCTGCAGCACCGTCCTCGTCCTAGGGTGGCTCCGGATCCCAGTCTCTGGGAAGCAGGAAGCGGGAATCAGGAAGTGACAGAGAAGCAAGAGGCGGGGgacagggggcggggcggggctcacGGGGGCGGGGCCGAGGTCACGCGTGGAAGGGCGGGGCTAGAGGCTGCAGGCAGGAGCCTGATGGCCAGGAGCACGAGGAGCGCGGGTCCGAAGACTGCAGGGGcacgggggcggggcctggacgAGCCCCGCCCCTCGGACCCTTGGGTCCCTCtagggcagaggggcaggggccGGGATGAAGATGGGGCCGGTGTGGTGCAGCCTGGCTGCAGACTCGAGCCGGTTTCCCGTCTTGCTCCTCTTGTCGGCCTCCTCAGGAGCCGTCAGGGTCGGGTGCAGCCCCGCCCTCCCAGTCCCCCACCTCAGTGAGTACTTCCCGATGGAGTCCACGTTAACTCCAAAATataccccgatgctgggaaagattgagggcaggaggaggaggggcgacagaggatgagacgattggatggcatcaccgactcaatggacatgagtttgagcaaacgcgaGATGActcgggagctggtgaaggacagggaagcctggcgtgctgcaggccatggggtggcaaagccAGAGACTTCGTGACTGAAGGACAACATATTCGTGTGCCTCTTAAGTTACAAAGGTACCTACTCTTGGTACAATGTAAATAAAACAGCGGTGTTTTATGAAGGTGTTTTATGGAAGGCCCAGCCCTCCCATTCTTCCTGGTGCACACCTTTGGGTCCTGCCCAGCCTCcttattaaaaagagaaacagtgcTATGACCTCCAGACCCCTCACACTTTCCTTGCTCTCCCCAACCGCCTCCCTGCGAAACCTGGAAGTTTAGGCACAGACACCTCCCTCCTCCTGGCCAGCTCTTGAGACTGGCCTCCCCGATCTAcccatccctctcccaccctaggaggcttcagttcagtcgctcagtcgtgtccgactctttgtgaactcgtggactgcagcacgccaggcctccctgtccat is drawn from Ovis aries strain OAR_USU_Benz2616 breed Rambouillet chromosome 21, ARS-UI_Ramb_v3.0, whole genome shotgun sequence and contains these coding sequences:
- the PTPRCAP gene encoding protein tyrosine phosphatase receptor type C-associated protein is translated as MDLPCALGLWTLLALPGALGSDNRGKGSNSSVTVVLLLLLLLLLVAGLALAWRRLSRDSGGYYHPARLGAALWGRTRRLLWASPPGRWLRAELGSPDEDPERQEDEPDVEDDYDLLSGQEERRSQEEERRGEGPSPPQAPELAGEVRDDDTEGGLGLSCQGPAGSGGSAEALLSDLHAFAGSAAWDDSSRAASGQGLHVTAL
- the CORO1B gene encoding coronin-1B, encoding MFRKVVRQSKFRHVFGQPVKNDQCYEDIRVSRVTWDSTFCAVNPKFLAVIVEASGGGAFLVLPLSKTGRIDKAYPTVCGHTGPVLDIDWCPHNDEVIASGSEDCTVMVWQIPENGLVSPLTEPVVVLEGHTKRVGIVSWHPTARNVLLSAGCDNMVLIWNVGTAEELYRLDSLHPDLIYNVSWNRNGSLFCTACKDKSVRVIDPRRGTLVAEREKAHEGARPMRAIFLADGKVFTTGFSRMSERQLALWDPENFGEPMALQELDSSNGALLPFYDPDTNVVYVCGKGDSSIRYFEITDEPPYIHFLNTFTSKEPQRGMGSMPKRGLEVSKCEIARFYKLHERKCEPIVMTVPRKSDLFQDDLYPDTAGPEAALEAEEWVSGRDASPILISLREAYVPSKQRDLKVSRRNVLSDSRPAAAPGAPRPGPSMPAASTNIAGLSGSLAGAGEAGKLEEVMQELQALRALVQEQGERIGRLEEQLSRMENGDA